The following are encoded together in the Sparus aurata chromosome 1, fSpaAur1.1, whole genome shotgun sequence genome:
- the LOC115577800 gene encoding rRNA biogenesis protein RRP36-like has translation MSKVQKLRAFVKQRLSAAAEEIFELVERTMAEYEEEVRRQHGLMDAAFRPTVRLHRAVVQQHLVREAVVPPELQERSPRLETESEPPELQHVREEQQRAPEDTPVTVKTVEEDEDRLQPSLLHQSSQTEENRDAELLKTEADREDCGGPEPARNFTPDKTSPSGPENNDSCDDTREPQSCLNSLQSHEEPLIPTNAETMEDEKQRQQPTASRKKHTVESSSDEDSDVEKNFILLTERRGRGGGAEEEGEQHHEGEEEEELSGGDDDDDDEEESDSGEEEEVEEGSDAGEEESDGGEEEEGEWEKDGDSEASVSDDDDDDDDDEDPEEAGGSSAIQTREDMKTELSNMSFEDILKLQNKVGTKVYNEVAYGGDKSQKSCKKKKRLNKNRPMEISAKRPAPFLRQVVSVRKPMFRDPRFDDLSGEYKPEIFEKTFKFINDIKHREKEVVQKQLHKTKNNHKRTEKLQFLLKRMENQERARTSREQQRERELHFKRLQRERANQGARPFFLKNSEKKKLQLAEKYEELKKSGKLENFLSKKRKRNAGKDRRKLPKQAV, from the exons ATGTCTAAAGTCCAAAAACTGAGAGCTTTTGTGAAGCAGCGACTCTCTGCGGCCGCTGAAGAGATCTTTGAGCTGGTGGAGAGAACGATGGCGGAGTACGAGGAGGAAGTCCGCCGACAACACGGACTGATGGACGCTGCGTTCAGGCCCACAGTCCGGCTCCACAGAGCAG TCGTCCAGCAGCATTTGGTGAGAGAAGCAGTGGTTCCCCctgagctgcaggagaggagtCCACGTCTGGAGACCGAGTCAGAACCACCAGAACTGCAACACGTTAGAGAAGAACAGCAGAGAGCGCCGGAGGACACTCCCGTCACCGTGAAGACTgtagaggaggatgaagacagaCTTCAGCCCTCACTGCTTCATCAGAGCAGCCAAACTGAAGAGAACAGAGATGCAGAACTCCTGAAAACAGAAGCTGATagagaggactgtggaggaccagaaccagccaggaacTTTACTCCAGACAAGACGTCGCCCTCTGGACCAGAGAACAATGACAGCTGTGATGACACCAGAGAACCTCAGTCATGTTTAAACTCACTGCAAAGCCACGAAGAACCT ctgattcCCACAAACGCAGAGACGATGGAAGACGAGAAGCAGCGACAGCAGCCGACAGCCTCCAGGAAGAAACACACGGTGGAGAGCAGCAGTGACGAAGACTCTGATGTGGAGAAGAACTTCATCCTGCTCactgagagaagaggaagaggaggaggagctgaggaggagggagagcagcaccatgagggggaggaagaggaggaattaagtggtggtgatgatgatgatgatgatgaagaagagtCTGATagtggtgaagaagaagaggtggaggagggatcAGATGCTGGTGAAGAAGAGTCTGAtggtggtgaagaggaggagggtgaatgggagaaagatggagacagTGAAGCCTCAgtttctgatgatgatgatgatgatgatgatgatgaagaccCAGAGGAGGCTGGTGGCAGCAGTGCGATCCAGACGAGAGAAGACATGAAGACGG AGCTCTCCAACATGTCCTTTGAGGACATTCTGAAGCTGCAGAACAAAGTTGGAACCAAAGTTTACAACGAGGTCGCTTACGGCGGCGACAAGAGCCAAAAGTCCTGCAAGAAGAAGAAACGACTGAACAAGAACAG gCCGATGGAGATTTCAGCCAAGAGACCGGCTCCGTTCCTCCGTCAGGTCGTCTCCGTCAGGAAGCCG ATGTTCAGAGATCCTCGATTTGACGACCTGTCGGGAGAATACAAGCCGGAGATTTTTGAGAAGACGTTTAAATTCATCAATGacatcaaacacagagagaaggag GTCGTCCAGAAGCAGCTGCACAAGACGAAGAACAACCACAAGAGGACGGAGAAACTGCAGTTCCTGCTGAAGAGGATG GAGAACCAGGAGCGAGCGAGGACGAGccgagagcagcagagagagagagagctgcactTCAAGAGGCTGCAGAGGGAGCGAGCCAATCAGGGCGCACGGCCGTTCTTCCTCAAGAACT CcgagaagaagaagctgcagctgGCTGAGAAATacgaggagctgaagaagagcGGCAAGCTGGAGAACTTCCTgagcaagaagaggaagaggaacgcCGGCAAGGACCGCAGGAAGCTGCCCAAACAGGCTGTGTGA
- the LOC115578660 gene encoding protein jagged-1b-like — protein MSISRSSALLPAACSLLLLLCARLQVSSASGHFELQIVSMQNVNGQLQSGACCDGSRDSTDRRCTADECDTYFRVCLKEYQLKVSSAGPCSFGAASTPVLGGNTFSVRNAKSDDARIELPFSFAWPDGATRRVQQNNESSRVSVRDSEI, from the exons ATGAGCATCTCCCGGAGCTCCGCGCTGCTGCCCGCCGCctgcagcctgctgctgctgctctgcgcCCGCCTGCAG gtCTCTTCAGCTTCAGGACACTTTGAGCTTCAGATCGTGTCGATGCAGAACGTTAACGGGCAGCTGCAGAGCGGCGCCTGCTGCGACGGATCCCGGGACTCGACCGATCGGCGATGCACGGCGGACGAATGCGACACCTACTTCCGGGTGTGTCTGAAGGAGTACCAGCTGAAGGTGTCCTCCGCCGGGCCCTGCAGCTTCGGCGCCGCCTCCACGCCAGTGCTCGGCGGGAATACCTTTTCTGTACGCAACGCCAAGAGCGACGACGCCAGGATCGAGCTGCCGTTCAGCTTCGCATGGCCG GATGGAGCCACTCGGAGGGTCCAGCAGAATAACGAGTCGAGTCGTGTTTCAGTTCGAGACTCAGAAATCTGA